The Accipiter gentilis chromosome 7, bAccGen1.1, whole genome shotgun sequence genome includes a region encoding these proteins:
- the RUSC1 gene encoding AP-4 complex accessory subunit RUSC1 isoform X1, which produces MLAPKKGLLCNLNHIHLQHISLGLHLSRHPELQENSGSMGGGDQTGCSDSPENYDQVDANSNNPSLKCQCCECHTQQPVTLGLQNQAAQEDFPCLHAGEEEVASPCDAPCDLASSSSSVSSCSDFSLDDSPVSVYCKAFSREESQSPENQPTISPIEEAQDGKSLADQGRTGDGRDANLNPLVLQGPDTLAGESPDSLCSSSLLDSQCDETSPSMAAQETTSICTDLDPNCNHLPDPDAVPPAPPAPGQWDPSPSRAPELQPRAGSLPPPVPPRPRRWLQVLSGHRAQQPLLPARPAEPEPGSGDLCRDAGKKTITSFHELAQKRKRNAAGPTLAQARADRSDWLIVFSPDTELPPPSELLSSAAGQEPAWPQLQHDWPARPASSRQREVTTFKELRYRSASNKPKSQPPGEWADPVPSQHPSAPLETAVGSEGLGWVPPVPLGGQLLASMDSHQLKRRRSRPGLQPIAEGQPGDAEEGGLPPQSCLPGEKGLGSGCDKDALVRRLGSPGGDPWVPGTVERGEETGGEASPSPSAAGTAAGAARPGGGSTEGARRPRGEQKKALLIAVSTAVDKIIAHFSTARNLVQKAQLGDSRLSPDVGYLLLHTLCPALYALVEDGLKPFQKDVITGQRKNSPWRVVEASVKTGPNTRSLHSLCWHVAGLAPLNSTRQKFHAFILGLLNIKQLELWISHLQKSPGVISMLYSPTAFFALSQGPLPHLADELLLLIQPLSVLTFHIDLLFEHHHLSVDVRPLSRQLESPLSPAHHSAQARGAVQLSLEGQSNAAGASLEDEIPPDTLGRAAGAEGSTRSQSQAAVRGLVPGPQVGAALQQTFQHVLWWGDQLSRTFLGVDSRPETRRPEAGPQDAGAGLSGWWGQLSQASRIYAAPSKEKFPFVWWTKLQTAVGDSSPGQVARSQTSVNEPKGTELQLLQTKAVPELSSPKPSSSADTSGTSSPEDLIPPAGAGAPTKPDDPAAEEKLPVVCPEPHANRNQAAPSDPEAGGHPSPDKGSWLGWLFGATSPSARSFPPSPDTNSARSRRPSSWLSPSACVLAVVVRGLASEKTHAQEQPERNTSDSPQTHRAVRALCDHTGTADGHLSFQKGDILQLLSTVDEDWICCCHGNSTGLVPVGYTSLIL; this is translated from the exons ATGCTGGCTCCGAAGAAAGGCCTACTGTGCAACCTCAACCACATCCATCTGCagcacatctccctggggctgcaCCTCTCCCGGCACCCAGAGCTGCAAGAGAACTCTGGCTCCATGGGTGGAGGAGACCAGACTGGCTGCAGCGACTCTCCGGAGAACTATGACCAAGTGGATGCCAATTCTAACAATCCCTCCTTGAAATGCCAGTGTTGCGAGTGTCACACTCAGCAGCCGGTGACGTTGGGTCTCCAGAACCAGGCAGCTCAAGAGGATTTCCCCTGCCTGcatgctggggaggaggaggtggcttcCCCTTGCGATGCCCCTTGTGAtctggcttcctcctcctcctctgtcagcAGCTGCTCGGATTTCAGCTTGGATGACTCCCCAGTCTCTGTGTACTGCAAGGCATTCTCCAGAGAAGAATCCCAATCCCCTGAAAATCAGCCCACCATCAGTCCTATAGAAGAGGCCCAGGATGGCAAGTCACTGGCTGACCAGGGTAGGACAGGTGATGGAAGAGACGCCAACCTCAACCCCCTGGTGCTCCAGGGACCAGACACCCTGGCTGGAGAGAGCCCGGacagcctctgcagcagcagcttgcttGACTCCCAGTGTGATGAGACCTCTCCCAGCATGGCAGCACAGGAGACCACCAGCATCTGCACCGACCTAGACCCTAACTGCAACCACCTCCCTGACCCCGATGCTGTGCCTCCAGCTCCGCCAGCACCAGGACAGTGGGATCCCAGCCCGAGCAGAGCTCCTGAGCTGCAGCCCCGGGCTGGCAGCCTCCCCCCGCCtgtgcccccccggccccggagATGGCTGCAGGTTCTCAGTGGGCACAGAGCACAGCAGCCGCTGTTGCCTGCACGGCCGGCAGAGCCGGAGCCTGGCTCAGGTGACCTCTGCAGAGATGCGGGCAAGAAGACCATCACCTCCTTCCACgagcttgcccagaagaggaagaggaatgCCGCGGGGCCCACTCTTGCCCAGGCCAGGGCTGACCGGAGCGACTGGCTGATTGTATTCTCGCCTGACACGGAGCTGCCACCCCCCAGCGAGCTCCTCTCCAGCGCTGCGGGCCAGGagccagcctggccccagctcCAGCACGACTGGCCAGCCagacctgccagctccaggcagagaGAGGTGACAACATTCAAGGAGCTGCGGTACCGCAGTGCCTCCAACAAGCCCAAGAGCCAGCCACCTGGTGAGTGGGCAGACCCAGTGCCATCTCAGCACCCCTCTGCACCTCTTGAGACAGCCGTAGGCAGCGAGGGCTTAGGCTGGGTGCCACCCGTGCCTCTGGGTGGACAGTTGCTGGCATCTATGGACAGCCaccagctgaagaggaggagatCCCGACCAGGACTGCAGCCCATTGCGGAGGGGCAGCCGGGGGATGCAGAGGAAGGGGGGCTGCCACCACAAAGCTGTCTTCCAGGAGAGAAGGGGCTGGGCTCTGGCTGCGATAAAGATGCCCTGGTTCGGAGGCTTGGGAGTCCTGGTGGGGACCCCTGGGTGCCAGGGACGGTCGAGAGAGGAGAAGAGACCGGCGGGGAGG CCAGCCCCTCGCCGTCCGCCGCTGGAACCGCCGCGGGAGCAGCCCGGCCTGGCGGGGGGAGCACGGAGggagcccgccgcccccggggagAGCAGAAGAAAG CCCTGCTGATTGCCGTCAGCACCGCCGTGGATAAGATTATTGCCCACTTCAGCACCGCACGGAACCTCGTGCAGAAG GCCCAGCTGGGAGACAGCCGGCTCAGCCCAGATGTGGGTTATCTGCTGCTGCACACCCTCTGCCCTGCTCTCTATGCCTTGGTGGAGGACGGGCTGAAGCCATTCCAGAAGGATGTTATCACAGGCCAAAGGAAAAATTCCCCCTGGAGGGTGGTGGAAGCCTCTGTGAAGACAG GCCCCAACACCCGCTCTCTCCACTCCCTGTGCTGGCACGTGGCTGGGTTGGCCCCTCTCAACAGCACCAGACAGAAGTTTCATGCCTTTATCCTCGGCCTTTTGAA CATTAAGCAGCTGGAGCTATGGATCTCTCACCTGCAGAAGAGCCCAG GTGTAATCTCCATGCTGTATTCACCCACGGCCTTCTTTGCCCTGAGCCAAGGCCCTCTTCCTCACCTCGCTGATGAACTGCTGCTGCTCATCCAGCCCCTCTCGGTGCTGACTTTCCACATTGACCTGCTCTTTGAACACCACCACCTCTCTGTGGATGTAAGACCCTTGTCCCGTCAGCTAGAGTCGCCTCTGTCTCCTGCCCATCACTCTGCTCAGGCTCGGGGGGCTGTGCAGCTCTCTCTGGAGGGCCAAAGCAATGCTGCAGGGGCAAGCCTGGAAGATGAGATCCCCCCTGATACTCTGGGGAGGGCAGCTGGTGCAGAGGGCAGCACAAGGTCCCAGTCCCAAGCAGCTGTGCGTGGGCTGGTCCCTGGCCCCCAGGTGggggctgccctgcagcagaCGTTCCAGCATGTGCTGTGGTGGGGCGACCAGCTCAGTCGCACTTTTCTGGGAGTTGACAGCCGCCCGGAGACCCGCAGGCCCGAGGCAGGCCCTCAGGACGCTGGGGCTGGCCTCAGTGGCTGGTGGGGCCAGCTGAGCCAGGCCTCCAGGATTTATGCTGCTCCTAGCAAGGAAAAGTTCCCTTTTGTCTGGTGGACAAAGCTGCAGACGGCTGTGGGGGATTCCAGCCCTGGCCAGGTTGCGCGATCCCAAACATCCGTGAATGAGCCTAAAGGCACGGAGCTGCAGCTCCTTCAGACCAAAGCTGTCCCTGAACTCTCCAGTCCAAAgcccagcagcagtgctgacaCCTCTGGGACCTCTTCCCCTGAAGACCTTATCCCacctgctggagctggagcacCCACCAAGCCAGATGATCCTGCTGCTGAAGAGAAACTCCCGGTTGTTTGCCCAGAGCCTCATGCAAATAGGAACCAGGCAGCACCTTCTGATCCAGAGGCGGGTGGTCATCCTAGTCCTGACAAGGGCAGCTGGCTGGGCTGGCTCTTTGGAGCCACTAGCCCCTCTGCCAGGAGCTTCCCTCCCAGTCCTGACACCAACTCAGCTAGGTCCAG GAGACCTTCTAGCTGGCTGTCCCCCAGCGCATGTGTCCTGGCTGTGGTGGTGAGGGGGTTGGCATCTGAGAAGACCCATGCCCAAGAACAGCCAGAGAGGAACACATCTGACTCACCCCAGACTCACAG GGCAGTTCGGGCGCTGTGTGACCACACGGGCACGGCCGATGGTCACTTGAGCTTCCAGAAAGGAGACATCCTGCAGCTGCTTTCCACTGTGGATGAAGACTGGATCTGCTGCTGCCATGGAAACAGCACTGGTCTAGTTCCTGTTGGTTACACATCCCTAATTTTGTGA
- the RUSC1 gene encoding AP-4 complex accessory subunit RUSC1 isoform X2 — MLAPKKGLLCNLNHIHLQHISLGLHLSRHPELQENSGSMGGGDQTGCSDSPENYDQVDANSNNPSLKCQCCECHTQQPVTLGLQNQAAQEDFPCLHAGEEEVASPCDAPCDLASSSSSVSSCSDFSLDDSPVSVYCKAFSREESQSPENQPTISPIEEAQDGKSLADQGRTGDGRDANLNPLVLQGPDTLAGESPDSLCSSSLLDSQCDETSPSMAAQETTSICTDLDPNCNHLPDPDAVPPAPPAPGQWDPSPSRAPELQPRAGSLPPPVPPRPRRWLQVLSGHRAQQPLLPARPAEPEPGSGDLCRDAGKKTITSFHELAQKRKRNAAGPTLAQARADRSDWLIVFSPDTELPPPSELLSSAAGQEPAWPQLQHDWPARPASSRQREVTTFKELRYRSASNKPKSQPPGEWADPVPSQHPSAPLETAVGSEGLGWVPPVPLGGQLLASMDSHQLKRRRSRPGLQPIAEGQPGDAEEGGLPPQSCLPGEKGLGSGCDKDALVRRLGSPGGDPWVPGTVERGEETGGEALLIAVSTAVDKIIAHFSTARNLVQKAQLGDSRLSPDVGYLLLHTLCPALYALVEDGLKPFQKDVITGQRKNSPWRVVEASVKTGPNTRSLHSLCWHVAGLAPLNSTRQKFHAFILGLLNIKQLELWISHLQKSPGVISMLYSPTAFFALSQGPLPHLADELLLLIQPLSVLTFHIDLLFEHHHLSVDVRPLSRQLESPLSPAHHSAQARGAVQLSLEGQSNAAGASLEDEIPPDTLGRAAGAEGSTRSQSQAAVRGLVPGPQVGAALQQTFQHVLWWGDQLSRTFLGVDSRPETRRPEAGPQDAGAGLSGWWGQLSQASRIYAAPSKEKFPFVWWTKLQTAVGDSSPGQVARSQTSVNEPKGTELQLLQTKAVPELSSPKPSSSADTSGTSSPEDLIPPAGAGAPTKPDDPAAEEKLPVVCPEPHANRNQAAPSDPEAGGHPSPDKGSWLGWLFGATSPSARSFPPSPDTNSARSRRPSSWLSPSACVLAVVVRGLASEKTHAQEQPERNTSDSPQTHRAVRALCDHTGTADGHLSFQKGDILQLLSTVDEDWICCCHGNSTGLVPVGYTSLIL; from the exons ATGCTGGCTCCGAAGAAAGGCCTACTGTGCAACCTCAACCACATCCATCTGCagcacatctccctggggctgcaCCTCTCCCGGCACCCAGAGCTGCAAGAGAACTCTGGCTCCATGGGTGGAGGAGACCAGACTGGCTGCAGCGACTCTCCGGAGAACTATGACCAAGTGGATGCCAATTCTAACAATCCCTCCTTGAAATGCCAGTGTTGCGAGTGTCACACTCAGCAGCCGGTGACGTTGGGTCTCCAGAACCAGGCAGCTCAAGAGGATTTCCCCTGCCTGcatgctggggaggaggaggtggcttcCCCTTGCGATGCCCCTTGTGAtctggcttcctcctcctcctctgtcagcAGCTGCTCGGATTTCAGCTTGGATGACTCCCCAGTCTCTGTGTACTGCAAGGCATTCTCCAGAGAAGAATCCCAATCCCCTGAAAATCAGCCCACCATCAGTCCTATAGAAGAGGCCCAGGATGGCAAGTCACTGGCTGACCAGGGTAGGACAGGTGATGGAAGAGACGCCAACCTCAACCCCCTGGTGCTCCAGGGACCAGACACCCTGGCTGGAGAGAGCCCGGacagcctctgcagcagcagcttgcttGACTCCCAGTGTGATGAGACCTCTCCCAGCATGGCAGCACAGGAGACCACCAGCATCTGCACCGACCTAGACCCTAACTGCAACCACCTCCCTGACCCCGATGCTGTGCCTCCAGCTCCGCCAGCACCAGGACAGTGGGATCCCAGCCCGAGCAGAGCTCCTGAGCTGCAGCCCCGGGCTGGCAGCCTCCCCCCGCCtgtgcccccccggccccggagATGGCTGCAGGTTCTCAGTGGGCACAGAGCACAGCAGCCGCTGTTGCCTGCACGGCCGGCAGAGCCGGAGCCTGGCTCAGGTGACCTCTGCAGAGATGCGGGCAAGAAGACCATCACCTCCTTCCACgagcttgcccagaagaggaagaggaatgCCGCGGGGCCCACTCTTGCCCAGGCCAGGGCTGACCGGAGCGACTGGCTGATTGTATTCTCGCCTGACACGGAGCTGCCACCCCCCAGCGAGCTCCTCTCCAGCGCTGCGGGCCAGGagccagcctggccccagctcCAGCACGACTGGCCAGCCagacctgccagctccaggcagagaGAGGTGACAACATTCAAGGAGCTGCGGTACCGCAGTGCCTCCAACAAGCCCAAGAGCCAGCCACCTGGTGAGTGGGCAGACCCAGTGCCATCTCAGCACCCCTCTGCACCTCTTGAGACAGCCGTAGGCAGCGAGGGCTTAGGCTGGGTGCCACCCGTGCCTCTGGGTGGACAGTTGCTGGCATCTATGGACAGCCaccagctgaagaggaggagatCCCGACCAGGACTGCAGCCCATTGCGGAGGGGCAGCCGGGGGATGCAGAGGAAGGGGGGCTGCCACCACAAAGCTGTCTTCCAGGAGAGAAGGGGCTGGGCTCTGGCTGCGATAAAGATGCCCTGGTTCGGAGGCTTGGGAGTCCTGGTGGGGACCCCTGGGTGCCAGGGACGGTCGAGAGAGGAGAAGAGACCGGCGGGGAGG CCCTGCTGATTGCCGTCAGCACCGCCGTGGATAAGATTATTGCCCACTTCAGCACCGCACGGAACCTCGTGCAGAAG GCCCAGCTGGGAGACAGCCGGCTCAGCCCAGATGTGGGTTATCTGCTGCTGCACACCCTCTGCCCTGCTCTCTATGCCTTGGTGGAGGACGGGCTGAAGCCATTCCAGAAGGATGTTATCACAGGCCAAAGGAAAAATTCCCCCTGGAGGGTGGTGGAAGCCTCTGTGAAGACAG GCCCCAACACCCGCTCTCTCCACTCCCTGTGCTGGCACGTGGCTGGGTTGGCCCCTCTCAACAGCACCAGACAGAAGTTTCATGCCTTTATCCTCGGCCTTTTGAA CATTAAGCAGCTGGAGCTATGGATCTCTCACCTGCAGAAGAGCCCAG GTGTAATCTCCATGCTGTATTCACCCACGGCCTTCTTTGCCCTGAGCCAAGGCCCTCTTCCTCACCTCGCTGATGAACTGCTGCTGCTCATCCAGCCCCTCTCGGTGCTGACTTTCCACATTGACCTGCTCTTTGAACACCACCACCTCTCTGTGGATGTAAGACCCTTGTCCCGTCAGCTAGAGTCGCCTCTGTCTCCTGCCCATCACTCTGCTCAGGCTCGGGGGGCTGTGCAGCTCTCTCTGGAGGGCCAAAGCAATGCTGCAGGGGCAAGCCTGGAAGATGAGATCCCCCCTGATACTCTGGGGAGGGCAGCTGGTGCAGAGGGCAGCACAAGGTCCCAGTCCCAAGCAGCTGTGCGTGGGCTGGTCCCTGGCCCCCAGGTGggggctgccctgcagcagaCGTTCCAGCATGTGCTGTGGTGGGGCGACCAGCTCAGTCGCACTTTTCTGGGAGTTGACAGCCGCCCGGAGACCCGCAGGCCCGAGGCAGGCCCTCAGGACGCTGGGGCTGGCCTCAGTGGCTGGTGGGGCCAGCTGAGCCAGGCCTCCAGGATTTATGCTGCTCCTAGCAAGGAAAAGTTCCCTTTTGTCTGGTGGACAAAGCTGCAGACGGCTGTGGGGGATTCCAGCCCTGGCCAGGTTGCGCGATCCCAAACATCCGTGAATGAGCCTAAAGGCACGGAGCTGCAGCTCCTTCAGACCAAAGCTGTCCCTGAACTCTCCAGTCCAAAgcccagcagcagtgctgacaCCTCTGGGACCTCTTCCCCTGAAGACCTTATCCCacctgctggagctggagcacCCACCAAGCCAGATGATCCTGCTGCTGAAGAGAAACTCCCGGTTGTTTGCCCAGAGCCTCATGCAAATAGGAACCAGGCAGCACCTTCTGATCCAGAGGCGGGTGGTCATCCTAGTCCTGACAAGGGCAGCTGGCTGGGCTGGCTCTTTGGAGCCACTAGCCCCTCTGCCAGGAGCTTCCCTCCCAGTCCTGACACCAACTCAGCTAGGTCCAG GAGACCTTCTAGCTGGCTGTCCCCCAGCGCATGTGTCCTGGCTGTGGTGGTGAGGGGGTTGGCATCTGAGAAGACCCATGCCCAAGAACAGCCAGAGAGGAACACATCTGACTCACCCCAGACTCACAG GGCAGTTCGGGCGCTGTGTGACCACACGGGCACGGCCGATGGTCACTTGAGCTTCCAGAAAGGAGACATCCTGCAGCTGCTTTCCACTGTGGATGAAGACTGGATCTGCTGCTGCCATGGAAACAGCACTGGTCTAGTTCCTGTTGGTTACACATCCCTAATTTTGTGA